CACCCGAAAAGTAAAGGATGACTCTTTACGGCTGTCGCTGAACGCTGAATTTTTTAATAAATTGACCTTAACGCTTAAAAATGATTCTGCTGTGCCATTAATTCCCGATTCATTAAATATTGGAAAGGTAACTTCTGACGATGGCCATGTAACCATATATTGCTGGAATATTCAACAGAATAACGGAGACAACTATTATTCTGCAATAATCACCCGGGATAATTCCATTGTAACTCCGCTTCCTACACAAAAATCATTAGTCAGTGTTTTACATGATCGTATTTTTAAAAGCGGAGAATGGCCGTCGGGGCTTTTCTATAAGATTATCAGCAAAAAAAACAAAGGACAAACAACCTATACGCTATTAAGTTGGGACAGATTTAACCGCACAACCGCAAGAAAATCAATAGAATGGCTCTCTTTTGATTCGAATGGACAACCTGTTTTCGGAGCACCTGTTTTTAAATCAAAAGATGGAATCAGTCACAGAATTGTATATGAATATTCAGCCCAGGCTTCATTTACAATGAATTATAGCCGCCAAAAAGTTACCTTATCTGGTGTAAGGCGATCGCAACGCAATGTTGATGATAACATGATAGTAGTTGACAGATTGATTTCACTCAACGAAAATTTGCAGGGCCAGAATTGGGCTATGGTTCCTGCAGGTAATGTTTATGATGCTTTTATTTTTTTGGATGGTTTTTGGGTTTACACCGAAAATATTATTGCCCGCAATCCTGCTCAGGAAAAAAAGCCACAAACGAAGCCTAACAGGCCTCAACAAGGTTTATTTCCTTCAAAATAAAAACAGTTCAGAATAAAGCAGACATAACCAACTGTAGCTAAGCGCCTTACACTATAATTTAAAAATATACAACTGATTTTGCCAATATTGAAATCTTTATACCTTTGTTCCGATTTTCAGAGGTCAAAATAACCGAACTTTACATATTAACCGCAACAAACAAATTAACATTATCATGAAAAAGCACAATTTCAATGCAGGCCCATCCATCCTGCCTCAGGTGGCCATCGAGAACACTGCAAAAGCAGTTTTAGACCTGAATGGCATAGGCATGTCAATACTTGAAATTTCACACAGAAGCAAAGATTTCCAGGCTGTTATAGACGAAGCTGTTGCGCTTTTTAAAGAAATTCTAGGAATTCCTGAAGGCTATCAGGTACTTTTTCTTGGAGGAGGCGCCAGCTTACAGTTTTGCATGATTCCTTTCAATTTGCTTGCTAAAAAAGCAGCTTATCTGGAAACAGGCGTGTGGGCAAAAAAAGCAGTTAAAGAAGCTAAATTCTTTGGCGAAACAGCTGTTGTAGCTTCTTCAGCCGATAAAAACTATTCTTACATCCCAGCAGGTTACTCAATTCCAACTGATGCTGACTACTTCCATATTACAACCAATAACACCATTTACGGAACTGAAATCCGCACTGACATTGACAGTCCTGTTCCTTTGGTTGCCGATATGTCATCAGATATTCTTAGCAGGCCTGTTGATGTATCAAAATATGCGATGATCTATGGTGGTGCTCAAAAAAATCTGGGACCTGCCGGCGTAACTTTTGTGATTGTTCGTGAAGATATTTTAGGAAAAGCTGACCGCCCGATTCCCACCATGCTTGATTACAGAACGCATATAAAAGAGGGTTCGATGTTCAATACACCTCCATGTTTACCCATTTTCACGGTAAAGGAAACTCTGAAGTGGATCAAGAGTTTGGGTGGACTTGTTGAGCTTGAAAAAATGAACATTGAAAAAGCCGGAATTCTTTACGATGCCATTGATAACAGTAGAATGTTTGAAGGTACTGCTGCCAAAGATTCCAGATCGCTCATGAACATTTGCTTTGTTATGAAGGAACAATACAAAGACAAAGAAGATGCATTTATGGAATTTGCCAAAAGCAAAGGAATGATTGGTATTAAAGGACATCGCTCAGTTGGTGGGTACAGGGCTTCTACATATAATGCCCTGCCCAAAGAGAGTGTTGAAGCACTCGTTGCATGCATGAAAGAATTTGAAGCCCAAAACGCTTAATTATTGATTTAATATAATGAAAACCGGCCCTCAAGGACCGGTTTTTTTATTTTCACCCGTCACATCAAATACAAAATCACGCGAATCAACTTAAAGTTGAATTTGCAGATTGAGGTTTATTTTATACCTTTGAGAATTGAAGCCTTAAACGTTAAAATGCTGATAAACAAACGTGTATTCTATATCAGAAACCAGGATCCATTTCCTCCGGTTGAAGAAAGCCTGAACGACGGTTTGCTGGCAATTGGTGGAGATCTGTCTGAAGAACGGCTTATTAATGCCTATAGCAATGGAATATTTCCCTGGTATGATGAAAGGTCACCCATTATGTGGTACTCGCCCCTGGAAAGATGTTTGTTTAAGCCTGATTCCTTTAAAGTTTCGCATAGTCTTAGGCAAAAATTGCGCAACAGACAATTTACATTTACGTTTGATCATAGTTTTAAAGAAGTTATCAAATTATGTGCATCCACTAACAGAAATGGAGATAGCGGAACATGGATCACTCCTGAAATGATGGCAGCTTATACATCACTTCACCAAAGCGGATACGCTCACTCACTTGAAGTGTGGCATAATGGCCAGTTAGCCGGTGGATTATATGGAGTATCACTTGGTAAAGCGTTCTTTGGAGAATCAATGTTTCATTCAGTAACCGATGCCTCCAAGGCCGCGTTGTATTATCTTTGCAATCAACTTTTCAATGATGGATATCATTTTATTGATGCACAAATGGAAACCAGTCATTTATTAAGTCTGGGTGCTGTTGTTGTTCAAAGAAGCGCCTACCTTACTATGTTGAACGATGCTCTTAAACACCCAACCAGACAAGGAGTTTGGCTAAACAATAATAATGAGAATGATGAGTGAACTGCAAAACAAATTTATGGCAGAAGCTATTCGCCTGGCCGGGCTTAATATTGAAAATGGCAATGGTGGACCATTTGGTGCCGTTATTGTTAAGGATGGCCAGATAATAGCCCGCGGCAGCAATCATGTTACAATTTGGAATGACCCTACAGCGCATGCTGAGGTAGTTGCAATACGAGAAGCTTGTAAACAACTTGACAGCTTTCAGCTTGATGGCTGTGAAATCTATTGTTCATGTGAACCATGCCCTATGTGTTTGGGCGCAATATACTGGGCCAGGCCAGCAAAAGTATATTTTGCTGCTGGTCGTGAAGATGCAGCAAAAGCCGGCTTTGACGATAACTTTATCTATGAAGAAATCAATGTCCCGATTGAAAAACGCTCCATCCCAACCCATCAGTTTATGCGCCAGGAAGCAATTGAAATATTTAAACATTGGGTAAAATCCGATGTTAAAATCCCCTATTAATTTAATAAATCACAAATAAAACTAAGCAAAATGGCTTTTGAAGTTACCGGAAAATTAATCGAAAAGTACCCTACACAGAATGTTTCTGACAAGTTTAAAAAACGTGAATTTGTAATTGAATTCAGAGATAACCCTAACCTGAGTTTTTCGGAAATGGTAAAATTTCAGCTTACTCAGGATCGCTGTAACCTTATCGATGCATACAACATTGGACAGGAAATTAAAGTGGCATTTAACCTCAGAGGCAGAAAATGGGAAAAAGATGGCAATGTCAGCTACTTTACCAATCTTGAAGCGTGGAAAGTAGAAGGCGGTGCCGATTCAGCCGGAGCACCCGCCGCCGGGCTGCCTCAATCAGAAAACCTCCCTCCTCTTACCGAGGATTCGGAAGGTGATCTCCCCTTCTAACTTTTTTCTTAAACAAGCTAAGGATGCCGGAATAATTGAATATTCCGGCATTTGTTTTTTTTACATTCCGCATTGCTTCATGTATAAATGCCCCATAGATATATCAACCCCGGGACTTTCATCAATCAACGGTAAAGAGAATGGAAGCAAATAATCAATCAAAAGAAATTTGATTTGAATTAAATTACATCGAGGCTAAAACTAAACACACTGCCTTTTCCGGGTGTACTTTCGGCTGTAATCCTGGATTTGTGTATATTCATAAACTCCTGACAAAGAATCAATCCCAACCCTGTTCCGGTTTCATTGTTTGTTCCTGGATTCTTCAGATTACCATCTATTTTAAATAAACGGGACAACTCATCCTGTTCAAGGCCCACACCAGTATCGGCAACGCTTAAACTGGCTTTTCCATTATTACACAAACAACTAATGGTAACCGAACCTCCATTAGGAGTAAACTTTATGGCATTGCTGAGTAAATTGCGAAGCACTGTAGAAAGCATGTTCTTGTCAGCTTTAACAATAACATCTTTTGAAAAATC
This Lentimicrobiaceae bacterium DNA region includes the following protein-coding sequences:
- a CDS encoding nucleoside deaminase is translated as MSELQNKFMAEAIRLAGLNIENGNGGPFGAVIVKDGQIIARGSNHVTIWNDPTAHAEVVAIREACKQLDSFQLDGCEIYCSCEPCPMCLGAIYWARPAKVYFAAGREDAAKAGFDDNFIYEEINVPIEKRSIPTHQFMRQEAIEIFKHWVKSDVKIPY
- a CDS encoding DUF3127 domain-containing protein → MAFEVTGKLIEKYPTQNVSDKFKKREFVIEFRDNPNLSFSEMVKFQLTQDRCNLIDAYNIGQEIKVAFNLRGRKWEKDGNVSYFTNLEAWKVEGGADSAGAPAAGLPQSENLPPLTEDSEGDLPF
- the serC gene encoding 3-phosphoserine/phosphohydroxythreonine transaminase, which encodes MKKHNFNAGPSILPQVAIENTAKAVLDLNGIGMSILEISHRSKDFQAVIDEAVALFKEILGIPEGYQVLFLGGGASLQFCMIPFNLLAKKAAYLETGVWAKKAVKEAKFFGETAVVASSADKNYSYIPAGYSIPTDADYFHITTNNTIYGTEIRTDIDSPVPLVADMSSDILSRPVDVSKYAMIYGGAQKNLGPAGVTFVIVREDILGKADRPIPTMLDYRTHIKEGSMFNTPPCLPIFTVKETLKWIKSLGGLVELEKMNIEKAGILYDAIDNSRMFEGTAAKDSRSLMNICFVMKEQYKDKEDAFMEFAKSKGMIGIKGHRSVGGYRASTYNALPKESVEALVACMKEFEAQNA
- a CDS encoding leucyl/phenylalanyl-tRNA--protein transferase encodes the protein MLINKRVFYIRNQDPFPPVEESLNDGLLAIGGDLSEERLINAYSNGIFPWYDERSPIMWYSPLERCLFKPDSFKVSHSLRQKLRNRQFTFTFDHSFKEVIKLCASTNRNGDSGTWITPEMMAAYTSLHQSGYAHSLEVWHNGQLAGGLYGVSLGKAFFGESMFHSVTDASKAALYYLCNQLFNDGYHFIDAQMETSHLLSLGAVVVQRSAYLTMLNDALKHPTRQGVWLNNNNENDE